From a single Miscanthus floridulus cultivar M001 chromosome 8, ASM1932011v1, whole genome shotgun sequence genomic region:
- the LOC136473789 gene encoding germin-like protein 2-4, whose amino-acid sequence MAPRDLLLLLLAAVLLPASSTADPDVVQDYCVPDTGGRAVPVDPARLPSYPCRSPANLTAADFTSAGVRAAGNFSADTGFAGVSVTPATFPALHTLGMSFARADLSAAGGVNPPHYHPRATETALVLAGRVYAGFVDSGGRVFAKVLEKGEVMVFPRAMVHFQMNVGDEPATVYGSFNSENPGIVRIPATVFGSGIKDGVLERAFGLSPEELRRLEKRFGPPKTKTAEMDD is encoded by the coding sequence ATGGCTCCGCGTGatctgctcctcctcctgctcgccGCCGTGCTGCTCCCAGCGTCGTCCACGGCGGACCCCGACGTGGTGCAAGACTACTGCGTGCCAGACACGGGCGGGCGTGCCGTGCCCGTGGATCCGGCGCGGCTCCCGTCCTACCCGTGCAGGAGCCCCGCGAACCTGACAGCGGCCGACTTCACCTCCGCGGGCGTGCGCGCCGCGGGCAACTTCTCGGCGGACACCGGGTTCGCGGGGGTGTCCGTGACCCCCGCGACGTTCCCGGCGCTGCACACCCTGGGGATGTCCTTCGCGCGCGCCGACCTCTCGGCCGCGGGCGGCGTGAACCCGCCGCACTACCACCCGCGCGCCACGGAGACGGCGCTCGTCCTGGCGGGCCGCGTCTACGCGGGCTTCGTCGACTCGGGGGGGCGCGTCTTCGCCAAGGTGCTCGAGAAGGGGGAGGTCATGGTGTTCCCGCGCGCCATGGTGCATTTCCAGATGAACGTCGGCGACGAGCCCGCCACGGTGTATGGCAGCTTCAACAGCGAGAACCCCGGCATCGTGCGCATCCCGGCCACCGTGTTCGGGTCAGGGATCAAGGATGGAGTCCTCGAGAGAGCGTTCGGCCTCTCGCCGGAGGAGCTCCGCCGGCTCGAGAAGAGGTTCGGGCCACCCAAGACCAAGACGGCGGAGATGGACGATTAA
- the LOC136473790 gene encoding uncharacterized protein, translating into MAAADSVKKPSAGGKATPPPKSSDSGIMKRLPRLAFVFLLALVYRQLQAPPPKIPGTPGGPPVTSPRIRLKDGRHLAYHESGVPREQARYRIIFMHGFDSCRYDVLRVSPELARELGIYLLSFDRPGYGESDPHPARTEKSVALDIEQLADALELGPRFYLTGFSMGGEIMWSCLKYIPHRLSGVAILGPVGNFWWSGFPANVTLDAWNVQLAQDKWAVGVAHHAPWLTYWWNAQKLFPASSVIAFNPAIMSPADMALIPTFAYRTHTHQVRQQGEYESLHRDMMVGFGKWSWSPLELEDPFPGGEGKVHLWHGAEDLIVPVGMSRYIAQSLPWVRYHELPTAGHLFPMAEGMADVIVKSLLLGDD; encoded by the exons GCATCATGAAGAGGCTCCCGCGCCTCGCGTTCGTCTTCTTGCTGGCGCTGGTGTACCGGCAGCTCCAGGCGCCGCCTCCCAAGATCCCCGGAACGCCCGGCGGCCCTCCGGTGACGTCGCCGAGGATCAGGCTCAAGGACGGCCGGCACCTGGCCTACCACGAATCGGGCGTGCCCAGGGAGCAGGCCAGGTACAGGATCATCTTCATGCACGGGTTCGACTCCTGCAGGTACGACGTGCTCCGGGTGTCGCCGGAGCTGGCCCGGGAGCTGGGCATCTACCTGCTCTCCTTCGACCGGCCCGGGTACGGGGAGAGCGACCCGCACCCGGCTCGGACCGAGAAGAGCGTCGCCTTGGACATCGAGCAGCTCGCCGACGCCCTGGAGCTCGGCCCCAGGTTCTACCTCACCGGCTTCTCCATGGGCGGCGAGATCATGTGGAGCTGCCTCAAGTACATCCCGCACAG GCTTTCGGGCGTAGCCATCCTGGGCCCTGTGGGCAACTTCTGGTGGTCCGGGTTCCCTGCGAACGTGACCCTGGACGCCTGGAACGTGCAGCTGGCGCAGGACAAGTGGGCCGTGGGCGTGGCGCACCACGCGCCCTGGCTCACCTACTGGTGGAACGCCCAGAAGCTGTTCCCGGCCTCCAGCGTCATCGCCTTCAACCCGGCCATCATGTCCCCGGCCGACATGGCACTCATCCCCACCTTCGCCTACAGAACCCACACT CACCAGGTGCGGCAGCAGGGGGAGTACGAGAGCCTGCACCGCGACATGATGGTCGGCTTCGGCAAGTGGAGCTGGAGCCCGCTGGAGCTGGAGGACCCGTTCCCGGGCGGCGAGGGCAAGGTGCACCTGTGGCACGGCGCCGAGGACCTCATCGTGCCCGTGGGGATGTCGAGGTACATCGCCCAGAGCCTGCCGTGGGTGCGCTACCACGAGCTGCCCACGGCCGGACACCTCTTCCCCATGGCAGAAGGGATGGCCGACGTCATCGTCAAGTCGCTGCTGCTCGGCGACGACTGA